In one Ralstonia pickettii genomic region, the following are encoded:
- a CDS encoding BON domain-containing protein, producing MKSDLGIKQDVNDELLWEPAVDAAAIGVEVDNGVVTLTGHVRSYMEKLAAEHAAERVAGVRGVVQKIEVRLPGAHTDADVAQAARAALEWQVTLPSNRIEVLVENGWVTLSGEVDWPYQSEQAAHAVGSLRGVAGLINRLQIKARVAPANVAEQIGAALKRHAAREAEHIRVSVDGGTVTLSGHVGSASERRAAKGAAWSAPGVTQVIDHLQIAP from the coding sequence ATGAAAAGCGATCTGGGTATCAAGCAGGACGTCAACGACGAACTGCTTTGGGAGCCTGCGGTGGATGCCGCAGCGATTGGTGTGGAGGTGGACAACGGCGTGGTGACACTGACCGGCCACGTTCGCAGCTACATGGAAAAGCTTGCTGCCGAGCATGCAGCCGAGCGTGTTGCAGGCGTGCGTGGTGTCGTGCAGAAAATCGAAGTCCGCTTGCCGGGAGCGCACACGGACGCAGACGTTGCCCAAGCAGCCCGCGCCGCGCTTGAATGGCAGGTTACCCTGCCGTCCAACCGCATCGAGGTGCTGGTCGAAAACGGCTGGGTGACGCTCTCGGGTGAGGTGGACTGGCCCTACCAGAGCGAGCAGGCTGCGCACGCGGTGGGATCGTTGCGCGGTGTGGCGGGCCTGATCAATCGGCTGCAGATCAAAGCGCGCGTGGCGCCAGCCAATGTTGCCGAGCAGATCGGTGCGGCGCTCAAGCGGCATGCCGCGCGTGAAGCCGAGCACATCCGCGTCTCTGTCGATGGGGGGACGGTCACGCTCAGCGGTCACGTCGGTTCCGCCTCTGAGCGGCGCGCGGCCAAGGGGGCGGCATGGTCTGCACCTGGCGTGACGCAAGTCATCGACCATCTCCAGATCGCGCCGTAG
- a CDS encoding BON domain-containing protein, with the protein MKNDIQLKHDVEEELQWDPAVDASRFAVQAKDGVVTLSGGVDTFADKHAAEEAIRRVAGVTALVIHVDVRMPPDMERPDGEIAQAISSALHWNASVPPDAVQITVEGGAVTLRGEVDQDFQRRAALDTVRRVRGVKSVANALTLRAASGPADLSDRIAKALQRLAAVDASRLNVSVADGTVTLYGPLRNLNECRAAREAAWDAPGVRAVVDQMWVGS; encoded by the coding sequence ATGAAGAACGATATCCAGCTCAAGCACGATGTCGAGGAAGAATTGCAATGGGACCCGGCGGTGGATGCCAGTCGCTTTGCCGTGCAGGCCAAGGATGGCGTCGTCACGCTCTCCGGCGGCGTCGACACGTTCGCCGACAAGCATGCCGCGGAAGAAGCGATCCGGCGTGTTGCCGGCGTGACCGCGCTTGTCATCCATGTGGATGTGCGGATGCCGCCGGATATGGAGCGCCCGGATGGCGAGATTGCGCAGGCGATCAGCAGCGCGTTGCATTGGAATGCATCGGTGCCGCCGGATGCTGTCCAGATCACTGTCGAGGGCGGCGCCGTGACGCTGCGCGGTGAAGTCGACCAGGACTTCCAGCGCCGTGCGGCGCTGGACACGGTGCGCAGAGTGCGCGGCGTGAAATCCGTGGCCAATGCGCTGACATTGCGCGCCGCCTCGGGCCCCGCGGACCTGAGCGATCGCATTGCAAAGGCACTGCAACGCCTGGCTGCAGTTGACGCGTCGCGCCTGAATGTTTCCGTGGCGGACGGGACGGTGACCTTGTACGGTCCGCTGCGCAACCTCAACGAGTGCCGTGCCGCCCGTGAGGCCGCATGGGATGCACCAGGCGTGCGCGCCGTCGTCGACCAGATGTGGGTTGGTTCCTAG
- a CDS encoding universal stress protein — protein sequence MYDRILVAVDGSPTAERALDEAIQLAQKLGSELVIAHVIDNSYLMYDVGYIDVGAFTEALVKQGNQIVADARAKAEKAGVHVHSVVVDDPIGTFDIGTAIEQAAHNVGAQALVLGTHGRRGFQRLFLGSVAESVVRRSTLPVLLVRAEPTETSHAPTEPLSNAVIA from the coding sequence ATGTACGACAGGATTCTGGTAGCGGTGGATGGCAGCCCGACGGCAGAGCGGGCGCTGGACGAGGCAATCCAGCTTGCACAAAAGCTCGGCTCGGAGTTGGTCATCGCCCACGTGATCGATAACTCGTACCTGATGTACGACGTTGGCTATATCGATGTCGGCGCCTTTACCGAGGCCTTGGTCAAACAAGGCAATCAAATCGTTGCCGACGCGCGTGCCAAGGCCGAAAAGGCAGGTGTGCACGTCCATAGCGTCGTGGTTGACGACCCGATCGGCACTTTCGATATCGGCACTGCCATTGAACAGGCGGCACACAACGTCGGCGCCCAAGCGCTGGTGCTGGGCACGCACGGGCGTCGCGGCTTCCAACGGTTGTTCCTCGGCAGCGTCGCCGAGAGCGTTGTGCGCCGGAGCACACTGCCGGTGCTGCTCGTCCGCGCGGAGCCGACGGAAACGTCGCACGCGCCTACCGAACCGCTGAGCAACGCCGTCATTGCCTAG
- a CDS encoding CBS domain-containing protein, whose product MRVDEICSHRIVHVQATATLQQAARLMRDESARALLVTEHAAGGSRVVGIVTDRDMVVHGLASRSDCSQTAVSEVMTRGLLTIHDDAVISEALRSMLSHGLHRLAVVDRQQRLVGMLSLDDTIRAMGGEWTLLAGILGRDNAGQSRQHAPSDLIL is encoded by the coding sequence ATGAGGGTCGATGAAATTTGTTCCCACCGCATCGTTCACGTCCAGGCGACGGCGACGCTGCAGCAAGCCGCCCGGTTGATGCGGGACGAAAGCGCCCGGGCGCTGCTTGTCACGGAACACGCCGCTGGGGGTTCTCGAGTGGTGGGCATCGTGACAGACCGGGATATGGTGGTGCACGGCCTTGCCAGCCGCAGCGACTGCAGCCAGACCGCCGTATCGGAAGTCATGACGCGCGGCCTTCTGACCATCCACGATGACGCCGTGATCAGCGAAGCCTTGCGCTCGATGCTGAGCCACGGCCTGCACCGTCTGGCGGTGGTCGATCGTCAGCAACGGCTGGTGGGCATGCTCAGCCTGGACGACACCATCCGCGCAATGGGTGGCGAATGGACCTTGCTGGCCGGCATTCTCGGTCGCGACAACGCTGGCCAGTCCCGCCAGCACGCGCCGTCCGATTTGATTCTCTAA
- a CDS encoding YgaP-like transmembrane domain, with translation MILLAFFGKVPAWVGWLGLIPLVTGLIRMCPLYWVLGIGRH, from the coding sequence ATGATCCTGCTGGCATTTTTTGGCAAGGTGCCAGCATGGGTTGGCTGGCTGGGGCTGATCCCTCTGGTGACCGGCCTGATCCGCATGTGCCCGCTCTATTGGGTGCTGGGCATTGGGCGGCATTGA
- a CDS encoding TraR/DksA family transcriptional regulator yields MSRFTEAQWKRLRSLLDEQEARVRRQLSALGASTAPVPREAPFENADLADEEAGDQTNDVMLARYRSELEQLNAARERMQQHSYGICVDCGEAIPFLRLQAQPTAMRCLPCQTACERHWA; encoded by the coding sequence ATGAGCCGCTTTACCGAGGCGCAATGGAAACGGCTGAGGAGCTTGCTCGACGAACAGGAAGCACGCGTGCGGCGCCAGTTGTCGGCGCTGGGCGCATCCACTGCGCCGGTGCCGCGTGAAGCGCCGTTTGAAAACGCGGATCTTGCCGATGAAGAGGCAGGGGACCAAACGAACGACGTGATGCTTGCCCGTTACCGAAGCGAGCTTGAGCAACTGAACGCTGCACGCGAGCGGATGCAGCAGCACAGCTACGGTATCTGCGTCGATTGTGGCGAAGCGATTCCGTTTTTACGCCTGCAAGCCCAGCCGACGGCCATGCGCTGTCTGCCTTGCCAAACAGCGTGTGAGCGCCACTGGGCATAG
- a CDS encoding flavodoxin family protein, producing the protein MEKKLIVYYSRTGTARQVAEQMAAQSGWQLAEVTDEHPRAGFLGDARCVLETVFHARAKYRYEGPPLDDVEHVIVIAPIWMGHLASPMRDFLADQLPGSTHLSVICVMAARGAFRAVEEIMRITATIPAPVLALFQRDVLSGLSQEEIAGFIEQVKTAGRWEQSRQRPAWLSPTEA; encoded by the coding sequence ATGGAAAAGAAGCTGATCGTGTACTACTCGCGCACCGGAACGGCACGTCAGGTGGCCGAGCAGATGGCTGCGCAGAGCGGATGGCAGCTTGCCGAGGTGACGGACGAGCATCCGCGCGCCGGCTTCCTGGGAGATGCGCGCTGCGTCCTCGAAACGGTATTCCATGCGCGCGCCAAGTATCGCTATGAAGGTCCGCCGCTTGATGATGTCGAACACGTCATCGTGATCGCGCCCATCTGGATGGGCCACCTGGCTTCGCCCATGCGGGACTTCCTGGCTGACCAATTGCCGGGGTCCACGCACCTGTCCGTGATTTGCGTCATGGCGGCCCGCGGGGCATTCCGTGCTGTTGAAGAAATCATGCGCATCACGGCCACCATTCCGGCGCCGGTGCTGGCGCTGTTCCAGCGCGACGTGCTCAGCGGGTTGTCGCAGGAAGAGATCGCGGGTTTTATCGAACAGGTGAAGACTGCAGGCCGGTGGGAGCAATCAAGGCAACGTCCGGCCTGGCTGTCGCCAACGGAAGCCTGA
- a CDS encoding universal stress protein, whose amino-acid sequence MSYASVMVHLDRSERAMHRLDLAAQYAQAHGAKLVGIYASFAPSLSWFYMMENAAHYLEEDRIRRDSIRDAVHARFRLATEKLAVETEWRAVEGDPVALVLREARETDLLVVGQRNHDEPDEFIAGDFVETLILESGRPVLVVPYAGNFTALPQRVLVAWSGGRESARALHDAMPMMTGTNVHVLQITSTQPKHWAEETTVGQVARALNARGIHTTVEETDCADSDAAVGELLLSRAADFNADLIVMGAYGHSRLRELVLGGVTRTLLNTMTVPVLMSH is encoded by the coding sequence ATGAGCTATGCCAGTGTGATGGTGCATCTGGACCGCAGCGAACGCGCCATGCACCGCCTTGACCTTGCGGCCCAGTATGCCCAGGCGCACGGCGCCAAACTCGTCGGCATCTATGCGAGCTTTGCGCCAAGCCTCAGCTGGTTCTACATGATGGAGAACGCTGCGCACTATCTGGAGGAAGACCGCATCCGGCGCGACAGCATCCGGGATGCGGTGCACGCGCGCTTTCGCCTGGCGACGGAGAAGCTTGCGGTGGAAACGGAGTGGCGAGCAGTGGAAGGCGACCCCGTGGCTCTCGTACTTCGTGAAGCGCGTGAGACCGATCTTCTCGTCGTCGGGCAACGGAACCACGATGAACCGGATGAATTCATTGCCGGCGACTTTGTGGAGACCCTGATCCTGGAGTCGGGCCGCCCCGTGCTGGTTGTGCCGTATGCGGGCAACTTCACCGCATTGCCGCAGCGCGTGCTGGTGGCCTGGAGCGGCGGACGCGAATCGGCCCGTGCGCTGCACGATGCCATGCCGATGATGACGGGCACCAATGTGCACGTGCTGCAGATCACAAGCACGCAGCCAAAGCACTGGGCCGAGGAAACCACGGTGGGTCAGGTGGCGCGTGCGCTGAATGCGCGCGGTATTCATACAACGGTGGAAGAGACCGATTGCGCAGATTCCGATGCCGCCGTGGGTGAGTTGCTGCTCTCGCGAGCGGCCGACTTCAATGCCGATCTGATCGTGATGGGGGCCTACGGGCACAGCCGCCTGCGCGAACTCGTACTGGGCGGGGTGACGCGCACCCTGCTGAACACGATGACCGTGCCGGTGCTGATGTCGCACTGA